A single region of the Candidatus Manganitrophaceae bacterium genome encodes:
- the accC gene encoding acetyl-CoA carboxylase biotin carboxylase subunit, giving the protein MFKKILIANRGEIALRVIRACRELGIQTVAIHSDADAHSLHVRFADESVCIGPADAALSYRNIPNILSAAEISGAEAIHPGYGFLAENSHFAEVCESAGIKFIGPFPECISLMGDKAKARETMIRKGVPVIPGSEGKITNEKEAIEVAKKIGYPVIIKAVAGGGGRGMRVVHKQEELGKSLQTAQLEAKTAFGDDGVYIEKYFIDPRHIEVQVLADEKGRVIHLGERDCSIQRRHQKLIEECPSPVVDDRLRRELGRAALEAVAASHYVNAGTVEFLLDKDHNFYFIEMNTRIQVEHPITEMVSGIDIVKEQIKIAAGRPLEYKQSQIKMRGHSFECRINAEDPEKFTPSPGTITSFHLPGGPGVRVDSAIYMNGVVSPFYDSLIAKLIVHAETRDEAIAKMRGALSEFMIEGIRTTLPLHRRIFEDPAFIKGRFSTNFVERFLSSLPLPLK; this is encoded by the coding sequence GTGTTCAAAAAGATATTAATCGCCAATCGGGGAGAAATTGCCCTCCGAGTGATTCGTGCCTGCCGAGAGCTCGGCATCCAAACCGTGGCCATTCATTCGGACGCCGATGCCCATTCCCTGCATGTCCGTTTTGCAGATGAAAGCGTCTGCATCGGCCCGGCGGACGCCGCTCTTTCCTATCGAAATATTCCGAATATCCTCAGTGCGGCGGAGATCTCCGGAGCAGAAGCGATTCATCCCGGATATGGATTTCTTGCAGAGAACAGCCATTTTGCGGAGGTCTGCGAATCGGCAGGAATTAAATTCATCGGTCCTTTTCCAGAATGTATCAGCCTGATGGGGGACAAAGCGAAGGCGCGCGAAACGATGATCCGCAAGGGGGTTCCGGTTATCCCCGGGAGTGAAGGAAAGATCACAAACGAAAAAGAAGCGATCGAGGTCGCAAAAAAGATCGGTTACCCGGTGATCATCAAGGCGGTTGCAGGCGGCGGTGGGCGGGGAATGCGGGTGGTTCATAAACAAGAAGAGCTCGGCAAATCACTGCAGACCGCCCAGTTGGAAGCGAAGACCGCTTTCGGGGATGATGGCGTCTACATCGAAAAATATTTTATCGATCCCCGCCATATTGAAGTGCAGGTCTTGGCCGACGAGAAGGGGAGGGTGATCCATCTCGGAGAGAGAGACTGTTCGATCCAACGGAGACATCAAAAGCTCATCGAGGAATGCCCCTCTCCTGTGGTCGATGATCGATTGAGGCGAGAACTCGGACGGGCGGCGCTCGAGGCGGTGGCCGCGTCTCACTATGTCAACGCGGGAACGGTCGAGTTCCTTCTCGACAAAGATCATAACTTCTACTTCATTGAAATGAACACGCGTATTCAAGTTGAACACCCGATTACTGAGATGGTCAGCGGGATTGATATCGTTAAAGAGCAGATTAAAATTGCAGCGGGGCGTCCGCTTGAATATAAGCAGAGCCAGATTAAGATGCGCGGCCACAGTTTTGAATGCCGAATCAACGCGGAAGATCCCGAAAAATTCACCCCCTCTCCTGGGACGATTACCTCTTTTCACCTTCCGGGAGGACCGGGAGTGCGTGTCGATTCGGCGATCTATATGAACGGGGTGGTCTCACCGTTTTATGACTCTTTGATTGCGAAGCTGATCGTCCATGCCGAAACCCGCGATGAAGCGATCGCAAAAATGCGCGGAGCGCTTTCCGAGTTTATGATTGAAGGAATCCGAACGACCCTCCCGCTCCACAGGCGGATTTTTGAAGATCCCGCCTTCATCAAAGGACGATTTTCAACCAATTTTGTGGAGCGGTTTCTCTCCTCTCTTCCCCTTCCTTTGAAGTAA
- the accB gene encoding acetyl-CoA carboxylase biotin carboxyl carrier protein, whose translation MDLSEIKKLADLMSEMALTEIELEEGGKRIRLRKEALFPSRERDSVAPAPMHLEREPIAETDSKGETGRYTVIRSPIVGTFYKAASPDADPYVEIGDTVKKGQILCIVEAMKLMNEIESDVDGKVVEICVEDGTAVEYGKPLFRIEPL comes from the coding sequence ATGGATCTGAGTGAGATAAAAAAACTGGCCGACCTCATGTCCGAAATGGCATTGACGGAGATTGAGTTGGAAGAGGGGGGGAAAAGAATCCGCCTCCGCAAGGAAGCCCTCTTCCCATCAAGGGAACGGGATTCAGTCGCTCCGGCCCCCATGCATTTGGAAAGAGAGCCGATTGCGGAAACCGATTCGAAAGGGGAGACCGGGCGGTATACCGTGATTCGCTCCCCGATTGTCGGGACGTTTTATAAAGCGGCCTCTCCGGATGCCGATCCCTATGTGGAAATCGGGGACACGGTAAAAAAGGGACAAATTCTTTGTATTGTGGAAGCGATGAAGTTGATGAATGAGATTGAATCAGACGTCGACGGGAAAGTCGTTGAGATCTGCGTGGAAGATGGAACGGCTGTGGAATATGGAAAACCACTCTTTCGAATTGAACCTCTCTGA
- the bioD gene encoding dethiobiotin synthase → MEEGIFIAGTDTGVGKTVIAGAIARALSLTGVDVGVMKPVETGCQKKNGKLVPSDATYLKAAARTRDPIKWITPYRFQSALSPRAAALQEKKEIKLEEVLRAYDQLRRRHAFIIVEGAGGLLVPLTAHLDLLDLITLLNLPVLLVGRSGLGTLNHTLLTLRCGSTAGIRFTGIIFNQITPSRSLADETNPASLAERTDIPLLGVLPYFKKSGKKEREIERSEKLLMANQLLKRTVLGWTYNRSSDSGESGTGVGLLE, encoded by the coding sequence ATGGAAGAGGGAATTTTTATTGCCGGAACGGATACGGGCGTCGGAAAAACGGTCATTGCCGGGGCGATTGCCCGTGCACTTTCCTTGACCGGTGTAGATGTCGGAGTCATGAAACCGGTTGAAACCGGATGCCAGAAGAAAAATGGAAAGCTGGTTCCATCCGATGCAACCTATCTGAAGGCCGCCGCCCGCACAAGGGATCCGATTAAATGGATCACTCCTTACCGCTTCCAGTCCGCGCTGTCGCCCCGCGCCGCCGCTCTCCAAGAAAAAAAAGAGATCAAGTTGGAAGAGGTGCTCCGGGCCTATGATCAACTCCGCCGGCGTCACGCTTTCATCATCGTTGAGGGAGCAGGCGGACTCCTGGTCCCCTTAACGGCTCATCTCGATCTTCTCGACCTCATCACGTTGCTAAATCTCCCTGTTCTCCTCGTCGGCAGGAGCGGGCTCGGAACGCTGAATCACACGCTGTTGACACTCCGCTGTGGATCAACGGCGGGAATTCGATTTACAGGAATCATCTTCAATCAAATCACCCCATCCCGCTCCCTGGCCGACGAGACCAATCCAGCCAGCTTGGCCGAGCGGACCGATATCCCTCTGCTGGGTGTCCTCCCTTATTTCAAAAAAAGCGGAAAGAAAGAAAGGGAAATTGAAAGATCCGAGAAGTTACTCATGGCAAATCAGCTGTTGAAGAGGACGGTGCTTGGCTGGACGTACAATCGTTCTAGCGACTCTGGTGAGAGTGGGACCGGAGTTGGTCTTCTTGAATAA
- a CDS encoding SDR family NAD(P)-dependent oxidoreductase, whose protein sequence is MSTSVTLITGGSGGLGQALCHSLCGVGPIGIHVHSNIERGEESLRLLKAAGTESTLFTADLRDSKSVKKMFDDLLMKWQRLDLLINSAGVIDDHLYATLNEAAWDHVLDINLTGVFYCLREAGRIMKTQGGGHIVNVASQSAFTGRIGQAAYTASKRGLIALTHSAAREWGAYGIQVNAVLPGLLETSMSASLTPAQKEKIVNENLLKRPSTLPEVSGFIRHLAQMKHVSGQIFNLDSRIY, encoded by the coding sequence ATGTCAACTTCCGTTACCCTTATTACAGGTGGATCCGGCGGCCTTGGTCAAGCCCTCTGCCACTCGCTTTGCGGCGTCGGACCTATCGGCATTCATGTTCACTCCAATATCGAGAGGGGAGAAGAGAGCCTCCGACTCCTAAAAGCGGCAGGGACCGAATCGACACTCTTTACGGCCGATCTACGCGATTCTAAATCTGTTAAGAAAATGTTCGACGACCTCTTGATGAAATGGCAACGTCTCGATCTGCTGATCAACAGCGCCGGGGTCATTGACGACCACCTCTATGCAACATTGAATGAAGCAGCCTGGGATCATGTATTGGACATTAATTTAACGGGGGTCTTCTACTGCCTTCGGGAGGCCGGACGGATCATGAAAACGCAGGGGGGTGGACATATTGTCAATGTCGCTTCGCAGAGCGCTTTTACAGGGCGGATCGGCCAGGCCGCCTACACTGCGTCGAAGCGGGGCCTCATCGCACTGACCCACTCTGCAGCAAGAGAATGGGGAGCCTATGGAATTCAGGTCAACGCCGTTCTGCCCGGCCTCCTTGAGACCAGCATGAGCGCTTCTCTAACTCCCGCTCAAAAGGAAAAAATTGTAAATGAGAATCTATTAAAAAGGCCTTCCACCCTGCCGGAGGTCTCAGGATTTATTCGCCACCTTGCCCAAATGAAGCATGTATCCGGTCAGATATTTAATCTCGATAGCAGGATCTACTAG
- a CDS encoding tetratricopeptide repeat protein — translation MSDKALSPEILKLMEKISANPTSRLFVPLAEEYLKCDLAEEAAAVLVDGIKNHPTYVGARVMLGKIYLQKNQIPEAEAEFEQVITIHPENILAHKKLAQIYQKKGSPQQALESCRKALAIDPSDKEAKGLIALLEEEAAAAPLEPTPAGELKEETAHIEASEASAVAPEPTPLTPEEVQSDISPDVPVEAVAEDGMIDPALATLVEQIVSQDRPHDGSNEVQEPAALPSAFEEKVEDLAPSESAPEMGLEVKLSAAPLPEEISPVKIEEPWAEEKTVVAGFQIPPPEEILSSSPMEIGLSRESRENDEVISPTLASLYMSQGHYKEAVELYEKLLVGDPSDEESRLGLEKALQHLSPPRYEAEELPAAHSKPAKPAEPGDEKRRKTQRLQAWLETIRKKE, via the coding sequence ATGTCGGACAAAGCACTCTCTCCGGAAATCCTAAAGCTGATGGAGAAAATCTCCGCCAATCCGACGTCGCGTCTTTTCGTTCCGCTGGCGGAGGAATACCTCAAGTGCGATCTGGCTGAAGAAGCCGCCGCGGTCCTCGTCGATGGAATCAAGAACCATCCGACCTATGTCGGAGCGCGGGTGATGCTTGGCAAAATTTACCTGCAAAAGAACCAAATTCCGGAGGCCGAGGCCGAATTTGAGCAGGTGATCACGATCCATCCCGAAAACATCCTCGCTCATAAAAAGCTGGCGCAGATTTATCAAAAGAAAGGCTCGCCCCAACAAGCCCTGGAGTCGTGCAGAAAGGCTTTGGCGATCGACCCGTCCGACAAAGAAGCTAAGGGACTGATCGCCCTGCTGGAAGAGGAAGCGGCCGCCGCTCCCCTCGAACCGACGCCAGCGGGCGAGTTAAAAGAGGAGACCGCACACATCGAAGCGTCCGAGGCGAGTGCGGTCGCGCCGGAACCGACTCCGCTCACTCCAGAGGAAGTTCAGTCTGATATTTCGCCTGACGTTCCCGTTGAGGCCGTCGCCGAGGATGGGATGATTGACCCGGCCCTCGCGACATTGGTAGAGCAGATCGTCTCACAGGACAGACCGCACGATGGATCAAACGAGGTTCAAGAGCCGGCTGCGCTTCCATCGGCCTTTGAAGAAAAGGTGGAGGATTTAGCCCCGTCCGAATCGGCTCCGGAGATGGGCCTAGAAGTGAAGCTATCCGCAGCGCCTCTACCGGAAGAAATCTCTCCTGTAAAGATAGAAGAACCGTGGGCCGAAGAGAAAACGGTAGTCGCAGGGTTTCAGATTCCGCCCCCGGAAGAGATCCTCTCCTCTTCTCCGATGGAGATTGGGCTCTCCCGGGAGAGTAGAGAGAACGATGAGGTCATCTCTCCGACCCTCGCCTCCCTCTACATGAGCCAAGGGCATTATAAAGAGGCGGTGGAACTGTACGAAAAACTCTTGGTGGGAGATCCTTCCGATGAGGAGAGTCGGCTGGGTTTAGAGAAAGCGCTTCAGCATCTCTCTCCTCCGCGTTACGAGGCGGAGGAACTCCCCGCAGCTCATTCCAAGCCGGCCAAGCCGGCCGAACCGGGCGATGAAAAACGGCGGAAGACGCAGCGCCTTCAGGCCTGGCTCGAGACGATAAGGAAAAAAGAATGA
- a CDS encoding roadblock/LC7 domain-containing protein, whose translation MNFKDNLQKLSEKIDDLIGIAISGMDGIVVEEVRIDPSFDLGPLAAEYGALWRSVDKAGQSVELGSSQEMTIMTEKAILLVKKINPDYFLLLVVGSEKNFGKGRFLLKMEAASLVEELS comes from the coding sequence ATGAATTTTAAAGACAACCTTCAGAAGCTCTCCGAAAAAATTGACGATTTGATCGGAATTGCCATCTCCGGGATGGACGGCATCGTGGTCGAAGAGGTTCGGATTGATCCTTCCTTTGACCTCGGCCCGCTTGCCGCCGAATATGGTGCGCTTTGGAGGTCTGTCGACAAGGCGGGACAGTCGGTTGAGCTCGGTTCCAGCCAAGAGATGACGATCATGACCGAAAAGGCGATCTTGCTTGTTAAAAAAATCAATCCGGACTATTTTCTTTTATTGGTTGTCGGCTCGGAAAAGAACTTTGGAAAAGGGCGTTTTCTCCTCAAAATGGAAGCCGCTTCCCTGGTGGAGGAGCTTTCGTAG
- the efp gene encoding elongation factor P, translating to MITTSDFRNGTKLEIDGEPFIIVEFQHVKPGKGGGFVRTKMKSLKTGNILERTFRSGEKFDIPDLLEREMQFLYAQGNEYHFMDANTYEQLFITEEFLGTTKDFLKENMVVKILFYQGKPLGVDLPLFVELKVIETPPGIRGDTATGGTKLARLETGGTVKVPLYIEEGTMIKVDTRTGTYVERVK from the coding sequence GTGATCACAACGAGTGACTTTAGAAACGGAACCAAGCTTGAGATTGATGGAGAGCCCTTTATTATAGTAGAGTTTCAACATGTCAAGCCGGGAAAGGGAGGGGGCTTCGTTCGAACCAAGATGAAAAGCCTAAAAACGGGCAATATATTGGAGCGGACATTTCGGTCGGGAGAGAAGTTCGATATACCCGATCTCCTTGAGCGAGAAATGCAGTTTCTTTATGCCCAGGGAAATGAGTATCATTTCATGGATGCCAACACATACGAGCAGCTCTTTATTACCGAGGAGTTTTTGGGCACAACGAAAGACTTTTTAAAAGAGAATATGGTGGTGAAAATCCTTTTTTATCAAGGAAAGCCGCTGGGGGTTGATCTTCCTCTGTTCGTTGAGTTGAAGGTGATTGAAACCCCTCCCGGCATTCGAGGGGATACGGCGACCGGCGGAACCAAACTGGCCAGATTGGAAACAGGTGGAACGGTGAAGGTGCCTCTCTATATCGAGGAAGGAACGATGATCAAGGTCGATACGCGGACCGGCACCTACGTCGAACGGGTTAAATAG
- a CDS encoding response regulator: MAKEKILVVDDEANIRLLCEEILTRHDYQPTCVDSPSRALRAIENETFDLLMTDISMPEMDGLQLLQSIREFQQDLPAIIITGHGRLDQAIHSLHVGAQAFIVKPFTQQELLQAIQETLEKNRLMKENLRLKLLMPLFDISQNLLLEVNPAALFEQIVQVAFRETKSDLAVLLSKDDETGTLDIRASFPQLGSPGEVVHLIKEIGRRTAEGMEAIVCTEGEGFDFEMGALLMRSGFSSSISVPLTYQGKISAVLSLFKHAGNVSYNQSDMELISILSGQAVIAIENAKLFDQLERSHFESMKALAQAIEAKDLYTRGHCDRMVQYALAIAERLGLSTEEKRHLGYGAALHDIGKIGIHELILNKSGKLTDKEYEVMKDHPMLGAEIIKGVDFLNPVVPIIYYHQERFDGKGYPEGLSGEEIPIGARIIAILDTFDAMTSDRPYRKALPMEIAFAELRRCTGSQFDPKIVETLIQIIQEDQLRSHSHQSR; the protein is encoded by the coding sequence ATGGCAAAAGAAAAGATCTTGGTGGTGGACGATGAAGCGAATATCCGCCTGTTATGTGAAGAGATCTTAACGAGACATGATTACCAACCAACCTGTGTCGACAGCCCCAGCAGGGCGCTGCGAGCCATCGAGAATGAGACGTTCGATCTCTTGATGACCGACATCTCGATGCCGGAGATGGACGGTCTTCAGCTTCTTCAGTCGATTAGAGAATTTCAGCAGGACCTCCCCGCCATTATCATCACCGGACATGGGCGCCTCGATCAAGCCATTCACTCCCTTCATGTCGGCGCCCAGGCCTTCATCGTTAAACCTTTCACTCAACAAGAACTTTTACAGGCGATTCAGGAAACGCTGGAAAAGAATCGTTTGATGAAGGAAAATCTCCGACTCAAGCTCTTGATGCCATTGTTCGACATCAGTCAGAATCTCTTGTTGGAGGTGAATCCCGCCGCCCTTTTCGAGCAGATCGTCCAAGTTGCTTTTAGGGAGACGAAGTCGGATCTGGCGGTTCTCCTGTCAAAAGACGATGAGACCGGCACGCTTGATATCCGGGCTTCTTTCCCTCAGCTGGGTTCTCCTGGAGAGGTTGTCCACTTAATTAAGGAGATCGGACGACGAACAGCGGAGGGGATGGAGGCGATCGTCTGTACGGAAGGAGAAGGTTTCGATTTCGAAATGGGCGCTTTGTTAATGAGGTCGGGATTCTCATCGTCTATTTCAGTTCCACTGACTTATCAAGGAAAAATATCTGCGGTTTTAAGTCTTTTTAAACATGCAGGAAATGTTTCATACAACCAGAGTGATATGGAATTGATCTCTATCCTCTCTGGGCAAGCGGTCATTGCCATCGAGAATGCTAAGCTGTTCGATCAATTGGAGAGATCGCACTTTGAATCGATGAAGGCCTTGGCCCAGGCGATAGAGGCAAAAGATCTTTATACACGTGGACACTGCGATCGGATGGTCCAGTATGCGCTTGCGATCGCCGAGCGATTGGGACTCTCTACAGAAGAGAAACGGCATCTCGGCTATGGCGCGGCCCTTCATGATATCGGTAAAATCGGTATTCATGAATTGATTTTGAACAAGTCGGGTAAATTAACAGATAAAGAGTATGAAGTCATGAAAGACCATCCGATGTTGGGCGCCGAAATCATTAAAGGGGTCGATTTCCTGAATCCGGTCGTTCCAATTATCTATTACCACCAGGAACGCTTTGATGGGAAGGGTTATCCGGAGGGACTCTCCGGGGAAGAAATTCCGATCGGCGCTCGGATTATCGCGATTCTAGACACATTCGATGCCATGACTTCAGATCGTCCGTATCGAAAAGCCTTGCCGATGGAGATCGCTTTCGCCGAATTACGCCGATGCACCGGAAGTCAGTTTGACCCGAAAATCGTTGAAACCCTGATTCAGATTATTCAAGAAGACCAACTCCGGTCCCACTCTCACCAGAGTCGCTAG
- the bioF gene encoding 8-amino-7-oxononanoate synthase codes for MLHFEKEISILEQEHLLRSLLPIDSFSPTTIDQNGRRLLLFSSNDYLGLTTHPALKSAGIEAIQKWGTGGGASRLISGNLRLYTELEQRLARLKSTESALVFPTGYTTNLGALGAFIQKTDLILSDRLNHASLIDGARLSGGTFRVYRHKDTEQLRKLLSQRKSTQRSFIVTDGVFSMDGDIAPLPELATLAEEFDALIYLDDAHGTGVLGPHGGGTCDHFQVSNRRIIQMGTLSKALGGLGGFIAADRLSIQYLINKARPFIFTTALPPSVVAVAIAALDLIEQAPGIRQRLWKLANHFRYQAQQLGFNICGSETPIIPILIGKAETALVFSQKLLGEGIYLPAIRPPTVPEEGSRLRVSIMAIHTEEQIQTLLSGLEKIGKELRVI; via the coding sequence ATGCTTCACTTCGAAAAAGAAATTTCCATCCTCGAGCAAGAGCATCTTCTTCGGAGCCTACTTCCGATTGATTCGTTCTCCCCGACAACAATTGATCAAAACGGGAGACGACTCCTTCTTTTTTCTTCAAATGATTATCTTGGATTAACCACTCACCCCGCTCTGAAATCAGCCGGGATCGAGGCGATCCAAAAATGGGGAACCGGTGGAGGGGCGTCCCGCTTGATTTCAGGAAATCTCCGCCTCTATACGGAACTGGAACAGCGCCTCGCGAGACTGAAATCAACGGAATCGGCCCTTGTCTTCCCCACCGGATATACAACAAATCTAGGTGCACTGGGGGCCTTTATTCAAAAAACCGATCTCATCCTCTCCGATCGATTAAACCATGCGAGTCTCATAGACGGCGCGCGTCTGTCAGGCGGCACATTCCGTGTTTATCGACACAAAGATACTGAACAGTTACGAAAATTGCTGAGCCAACGAAAATCGACACAGCGATCATTCATCGTAACGGACGGTGTCTTTAGTATGGACGGAGACATCGCTCCCCTGCCTGAGCTTGCCACTCTGGCGGAAGAATTCGACGCCCTGATTTATTTAGATGACGCCCATGGAACCGGGGTATTGGGACCCCATGGGGGGGGGACCTGCGACCATTTCCAAGTTTCAAATCGTCGGATCATTCAAATGGGGACGCTCAGCAAAGCCCTCGGTGGACTCGGTGGCTTTATCGCAGCGGACCGTCTTTCAATCCAATATCTGATCAACAAGGCGCGTCCATTCATTTTTACCACAGCCCTTCCACCTTCTGTTGTAGCCGTCGCCATCGCTGCCCTCGACTTGATTGAGCAAGCGCCGGGAATTCGCCAGCGACTCTGGAAGTTGGCAAACCACTTTCGTTATCAAGCTCAGCAACTCGGTTTTAATATTTGCGGCAGTGAGACACCGATCATTCCTATTCTCATCGGGAAGGCAGAGACGGCTCTTGTCTTTTCTCAAAAATTGCTGGGTGAGGGAATATACCTTCCTGCTATTCGCCCGCCGACCGTTCCGGAAGAAGGCAGCCGCCTCCGGGTCTCTATTATGGCAATCCATACGGAAGAACAAATTCAAACGCTGCTGAGCGGGCTCGAAAAAATCGGCAAAGAACTCCGAGTCATCTAA
- the thiE gene encoding thiamine phosphate synthase, translating into MFPLYLITDPILYPKSTEISRPFPTGTEARKLLLEAVGQALSGGARLIQYRDKKSPRSEMYETAKQLRRITLEYGATLIINDQIDLALAVGADGVHLGQEDLPLWVARKILGNEAIIGISTHTLDEAVSAEEEGADYIGFGPIFKTKTKSDIRTPVGVEAITAIKQKIRVPVYAIGGIERAHLSKLILAGADGVAVISAVAGKLQSNVEEWLGLFRRFGKALS; encoded by the coding sequence ATGTTTCCGTTATACCTCATTACAGATCCGATCCTTTATCCCAAATCGACAGAGATCTCTCGGCCTTTTCCAACCGGTACAGAAGCTCGGAAGCTCCTTTTAGAAGCGGTCGGGCAGGCCCTGTCAGGAGGGGCGCGCCTGATTCAGTACCGAGATAAAAAGAGCCCGCGGAGTGAAATGTATGAGACGGCTAAACAGCTTCGAAGGATCACTTTGGAATACGGGGCGACGTTGATTATTAATGATCAGATCGACCTGGCGTTGGCGGTCGGCGCGGACGGAGTTCATTTGGGACAAGAGGACCTTCCGCTCTGGGTTGCGAGAAAAATCTTAGGGAATGAAGCGATCATCGGCATCTCCACCCATACGTTGGACGAAGCGGTGAGTGCAGAGGAGGAAGGGGCCGACTACATCGGCTTCGGACCGATTTTTAAAACCAAAACAAAAAGCGACATCCGGACGCCGGTCGGAGTGGAGGCGATCACGGCGATCAAACAAAAAATTCGGGTTCCGGTTTATGCGATCGGGGGAATTGAACGAGCCCACCTCTCTAAGCTGATCCTGGCCGGAGCCGACGGGGTTGCAGTGATCTCGGCGGTTGCCGGGAAGCTCCAGTCCAATGTGGAAGAGTGGCTCGGCCTCTTTAGACGCTTTGGAAAAGCTTTATCTTGA
- the aroQ gene encoding type II 3-dehydroquinate dehydratase, translating to MARILVLHGPNLNLLGVREPEHYGTLRLTEIDHEITTLAQKEGVDVEIFQSNSEGALVDRIQEAFQKFDAIVINPAAYTHTSIAIRDALLSVGIPTVEVHLSNIHARESFRKTSLISDVVIGQVSGFGPQSYLLGLLGAITYLRGPASVRESKKKGEGK from the coding sequence GTGGCCCGCATCCTGGTGTTACACGGCCCCAATCTCAATCTGCTGGGCGTCCGTGAGCCGGAGCATTACGGAACCCTTCGCCTCACTGAAATCGACCATGAAATTACGACGCTCGCCCAAAAGGAAGGGGTGGATGTTGAGATTTTTCAATCCAACTCCGAAGGGGCGTTGGTGGATCGAATCCAGGAAGCATTCCAAAAGTTTGATGCCATCGTGATCAATCCGGCCGCCTATACCCATACCAGTATTGCGATTCGGGATGCGCTGCTTTCCGTCGGTATCCCGACGGTCGAGGTGCATCTCTCGAACATTCACGCCAGGGAATCGTTTAGGAAGACCTCTCTTATATCCGATGTGGTTATCGGTCAGGTGTCCGGATTCGGTCCGCAAAGCTATCTGCTGGGACTCCTCGGGGCCATTACGTATCTGCGAGGGCCGGCCTCAGTCCGTGAGAGCAAAAAGAAAGGGGAAGGGAAGTGA
- a CDS encoding DUF3553 domain-containing protein, translating to MVRRLYLKVGDRVVHGQFPEWGGGMVVEERNSEVSGGLCMVRILFKDGKERSFINNLDDHNCCYYAGIRLS from the coding sequence ATGGTACGCAGACTCTATTTGAAAGTGGGAGATCGGGTCGTCCATGGCCAGTTCCCCGAATGGGGAGGAGGCATGGTCGTAGAAGAACGGAACTCTGAGGTGTCGGGAGGGCTCTGCATGGTTCGAATCCTTTTCAAAGATGGGAAGGAGCGCTCCTTTATCAATAATTTGGACGACCACAACTGTTGTTACTACGCCGGTATTCGTCTTTCGTAG